The Candidatus Polarisedimenticolaceae bacterium genome has a window encoding:
- a CDS encoding carbohydrate-binding family 9-like protein yields MTGPVPEHLVPSRGRVSERDLWSRPQSWDDFPPLELVRATDGSPAAHPTQARLVWDPAALHLQVRCRDRDIWSTHLLRDAPLWEEEVVEWFVAAGAETPSAYAELEWNPLGTLFDAWVDNPDGDRRTMHVDRGWSAAGLRWTVRVDRAAALWTVQVRLPWAAIGLNGPGTLRTNVYRIERPVSGAAEFQAWSPTLASPADFHLPARFGKAIPSGT; encoded by the coding sequence TTGACGGGACCGGTTCCGGAGCACCTCGTCCCGTCCCGCGGCCGAGTCTCCGAGCGGGACCTGTGGAGCCGTCCCCAGTCGTGGGACGACTTCCCGCCTCTCGAGCTGGTCCGCGCGACCGACGGTTCGCCCGCGGCGCACCCGACCCAGGCCCGGCTCGTTTGGGATCCGGCGGCCCTGCACTTGCAGGTGCGCTGTCGGGACCGGGACATCTGGTCCACCCATCTTCTCCGCGATGCGCCGCTCTGGGAGGAGGAGGTCGTCGAGTGGTTCGTCGCCGCGGGCGCGGAGACCCCGTCGGCCTACGCCGAACTCGAGTGGAACCCGCTCGGAACGCTGTTCGATGCCTGGGTCGACAATCCCGACGGCGATCGGCGCACGATGCACGTCGATCGCGGGTGGTCGGCCGCGGGGCTTCGCTGGACGGTTCGCGTGGATCGCGCTGCCGCGTTGTGGACCGTCCAGGTGCGTCTGCCGTGGGCTGCCATCGGACTGAACGGCCCGGGGACCCTCCGGACGAACGTCTATCGGATCGAGCGGCCGGTGTCGGGCGCGGCGGAGTTCCAGGCGTGGTCGCCCACACTCGCGAGTCCCGCCGATTTCCACCTCCCGGCCCGTTTCGGAAAGGCGATCCCTTCCGGAACGTAG
- a CDS encoding cobalamin B12-binding domain-containing protein produces the protein MRDADATSEPRHPIQVVSRRTGLSPDVIRVWERRYRAVSPRRSTTNRRLYSDDDLDRLLLLRRATLLGRAIGQVASLDTPRLRRVVEADESAVQQAPRAAEPVPGDPVAAARFGAALEAVRALDGERLRAVLHGAAIDLATPVLLQQLLVPLMNAVGDEWLRGSMRIHHEHLASALVRALLDALRESHARSFAGPEIVVTTPPEEQHELGALMASVVAAAEGWRVTYLGPNVPVEDLAQVAVERGARAVALSVVFRDRDGDLAAELLRLRRALPDGTALLLGGGSARRFEDAARLAQAVVVDDVALFRAELSRLRGADR, from the coding sequence GTGCGCGACGCGGACGCGACTTCCGAGCCCAGACATCCGATCCAGGTGGTTTCCCGCCGCACGGGGCTCAGCCCGGACGTGATCCGCGTCTGGGAACGTCGCTATCGCGCGGTCAGCCCCCGGCGGTCGACGACCAATCGACGTCTGTACTCCGACGACGATCTCGATCGGCTCCTGCTCCTGCGCAGGGCCACGCTGCTCGGCCGCGCGATCGGGCAGGTCGCCTCCCTCGACACGCCGAGACTGCGTCGCGTGGTCGAAGCGGACGAATCCGCCGTGCAGCAGGCTCCCCGTGCCGCGGAGCCCGTTCCGGGCGACCCCGTCGCCGCGGCGCGGTTCGGCGCCGCCCTGGAGGCCGTTCGCGCACTCGACGGGGAGCGCCTCCGAGCCGTGCTTCACGGCGCCGCGATCGATCTCGCGACGCCGGTCCTCCTGCAGCAGCTCCTCGTGCCCCTCATGAACGCGGTCGGAGACGAGTGGCTGCGTGGCTCGATGCGCATCCACCACGAGCACCTCGCGTCCGCCCTGGTGCGCGCCCTGCTCGACGCGTTGCGGGAAAGTCACGCCCGATCGTTCGCGGGACCGGAGATCGTGGTGACGACGCCTCCCGAGGAACAACACGAGCTCGGCGCCCTGATGGCGTCGGTCGTCGCCGCGGCGGAGGGATGGCGGGTGACCTACCTCGGGCCGAACGTGCCGGTGGAGGACCTCGCTCAGGTGGCGGTCGAACGCGGTGCACGCGCGGTCGCCCTCAGCGTGGTGTTCCGCGATCGCGACGGGGATCTCGCGGCGGAGCTGCTCCGGTTGCGTCGCGCGCTCCCCGACGGGACCGCGCTGCTTCTCGGCGGCGGATCCGCGCGTCGTTTCGAGGATGCCGCCCGTCTCGCGCAAGCGGTGGTCGTCGACGACGTCGCCCTTTTCCGCGCGGAGCTGTCGCGGCTCCGGGGCGCCGACCGTTGA
- a CDS encoding response regulator transcription factor, with protein sequence MADPIRVLIVDDHALVRDGVRALLAAAGDVEVIGEAEDGHAAIREARRLDPDVILMDVAMPGLGGLEATLAIRAENDRARILVLTQYDDREYVARFLKAGVSGYVLKKAAGSELVAAIRAAARGGLVLDPEIARGAFQDARQPAAETLRDDPYERLTDREKQVLKLVAEGKSNKEVADLLGISVKTAMSHREHLMEKLDVHDRTALIRFALKRGIIQM encoded by the coding sequence GTGGCTGACCCCATCCGGGTCCTGATCGTGGACGACCATGCGCTCGTCCGCGACGGCGTGCGTGCGCTGCTCGCGGCCGCGGGGGATGTCGAGGTGATCGGCGAGGCCGAGGACGGTCATGCGGCGATCCGGGAGGCCCGTCGCCTCGACCCCGACGTGATCCTCATGGACGTCGCCATGCCCGGACTCGGCGGGCTCGAGGCGACGCTCGCGATCCGCGCCGAGAACGACCGGGCCCGCATCCTCGTCCTCACGCAATACGACGATCGGGAGTACGTCGCGCGTTTCCTCAAAGCGGGAGTCTCCGGCTACGTGCTGAAAAAGGCGGCCGGCTCGGAACTCGTGGCGGCGATTCGCGCCGCGGCGCGGGGGGGGCTCGTGCTCGACCCCGAGATCGCGCGCGGTGCGTTCCAGGATGCCCGCCAGCCCGCTGCGGAGACGCTGCGCGACGACCCGTACGAGCGGCTGACGGACCGCGAGAAGCAGGTGCTCAAACTCGTCGCGGAAGGGAAGTCGAACAAGGAGGTCGCCGACCTCCTCGGGATCAGCGTGAAGACCGCCATGTCGCATCGCGAGCACCTGATGGAGAAACTCGACGTTCACGACCGAACCGCGTTGATCCGGTTCGCGCTCAAACGGGGCATCATCCAGATGTGA